A stretch of the Ananas comosus cultivar F153 linkage group 14, ASM154086v1, whole genome shotgun sequence genome encodes the following:
- the LOC109720224 gene encoding B3 domain-containing protein Os01g0723500-like produces MGSQNHRPQFVLLLPPEFLQKLPIPRPIAELLTKERSATATLFSPLGKFWHVTLVRDGDNRLYFDNGWREFSQAHELVAGDFVLFRYEGNMVFKAKVFNTSGCCKLRGKIVHGVSKRSSGETKDENRDDIRSYDQHGTEEPRTPPGFSAKKKSVENENSAPCPPHFEKIMRSCNVSGNVRRRLFLSVPKSFHSSFGLLRREIVLKDPKKRSWPVTLWNGKSESRIHRGWREFAVGNNLEEGDKCIFQLISSGEMRVLIRKRCCA; encoded by the exons ATGGGCTCTCAGAATCACAGGCCTCAGTTTGTCCTGCTGCTCCCACCTGAGTTTCTCCAAAagctg CCCATTCCTCGTCCGATTGCCGAGCTTCTCACGAAAGAGCGTAGTGCAACTGCAACCTTGTTTAGCCCCCTCGGCAAGTTTTGGCACGTAACTCTCGTCAGAGATGGAGATAACAGACTGTACTTCGACAATGGCTGGCGTGAGTTCTCGCAGGCCCACGAATTAGTCGCAGGCGATTTCGTTCTGTTTCGCTACGAAGGAAACATGGTCTTCAAGGCCAAAGTGTTCAACACGAGCGGATGCTGTAAGCTGCGCGGTAAGATCGTCCACGGAGTTTCGAAGAGAAGTTCGGGTGAAACCAAAGATGAAAACCGCGATGACATTCGTAGTT ATGATCAGCACGGTACCGAAGAGCCGCGCACTCCGCCGGGTTTTTCAGCAAAGAAGAAATCGGTTGAGAACGAAAACTCCGCGCCGTGTCCACCGCATTTTGAGAAGATAATGAGATCTTGCAACGTCAGCGGAAACGTTCGTCGTCGCTTGTTCCTG AGTGTTCCAAAGAGTTTCCATTCGTCGTTCGGGCTCCTGAGGAGGGAGATTGTACTTAAAGATCCGAAAAAGAGATCATGGCCTGTGACATTATGGAATGGGAAAAGCGAGAGCCGGATTCATCGAGGGTGGAGGGAGTTTGCTGTGGGGAATAACTTGGAGGAGGGAGATAAATGCATCTTTCAGCTAATATCTAGCGGGGAAATGCGAGTTCTTATACGCAAGCGCTGCTGCGCATAA
- the LOC109720226 gene encoding putative B3 domain-containing protein Os04g0346900: protein MGSHNKPQFVKVLLPEFLEKLPIPDAIAQLLMHQHNGTATLFSPLGKFWHIALEKDADDNTHFSNGWREFSRAHDFTAGDFLLFRYEGNMVFKVKVFDVTGCRKQYDRAISEKRSFGAKDEILEDVCDGMCNSDDWQNLSTGRRKRGKPTAPKEQLQTPPGFLATDKSATKNNRARTVPHFEKIIRPYNFSCGHMNYLM from the exons ATGGGGTCCCATAATAAGCCACAGTTTGTGAAAGTGCTTCTACCAGAGTTCTTGGAAAAGCTG CCGATTCCTGATGCAATTGCGCAGCTCCTCATGCATCAGCACAATGGAACTGCAACTCTGTTCAGCCCTCTCGGCAAATTTTGGCACATTGCCCTAGAGAAAGATGCAGATGACAATACGCACTTCAGCAACGGTTGGCGAGAGTTCTCGCGAGCCCACGATTTTACCGCGGGCGACTTCCTCTTGTTTCGCTACGAGGGAAACATGGTCTTCAAGGTCAAGGTGTTCGACGTAACTGGATGTCGCAAACAGTATGATAGAGCAATCTCAGAAAAAAGATCATTCGGCGCAAAAGATGAGATCCTCGAAGATGTTTGCGACG GTATGTGTAACTCAGATGATTGGCAGAATCTCTCGACAGGTCGCAGAAAGAGAGGGAAACCGACAGCACCGAAAGAACAGCTGCAGACTCCGCCAGGTTTTCTGGCGACGGATAAATCAGCGACGAAGAACAACCGTGCGAGAACCGTACCTCATTTTGAGAAGATCATTAGACCTTACAACTTCTCCTGCGGTCACATG AACTACTTGATGTAG